A DNA window from Legionella sp. MW5194 contains the following coding sequences:
- a CDS encoding 3-hydroxyacyl-CoA dehydrogenase/enoyl-CoA hydratase family protein — protein sequence MQGHFFIKKIAVLGAGVMGAQIAAHCVNAGIETLLFDLAPQEGGKNSIVDKSIANLGKLKPTPLATPQTASLLEAKNYEENLADLSECDLIIEAIAERMDWKADLYKRITPFLKEKTILVSNTSGLSINALADVLPENYRHRFCGVHFFNPPRYMHLAELIPASATSPQLVNDLETWLTSKLGKGVVIAKDTPNFIANRIGVFSLLATLHHAEAMGIGLDEVDALTGALVGRPKSATFRTMDVVGLDTMAHVVRTMDEQLGNDPWHACFKLPDWLTQLIKEGHLGQKTGQGIYRKNGKTIEVYDVDSKHYRIAGGEISDEVKAIMKNSDARQRMSALMASKEKQAQFLSACFRDLFHYCAYHLAGIADTVRDVDLAIRWGFGWQSGPFETWQSAGVAEVLSFIQEGIRSHQSLSTAALPQWLNEETQFYTAAGAFSPQSGQYKKPSSLPVYQRQYFKDTVIFEKSQEPLQVIYENGGVTMAHLKDDVAMLSFKSKANTIGQDVLDGLQEAIARAEKQCRGLIIYQSDVTNFSSGADLRGVANLIQTNRMEALDKMVHQFQQTAMQLKYCSIPTIAALRGRALGGGCELMMHCDAVIAAFESYPGLVEVGVGLIPAGGGCKEMALRAAKQAGDADLLMFIQPYFQQIATAFVAGSAPEALQRGYLKAKDSWVMHHNEVLYAALAKINEMQALNYQPPLQSLIKVAGREGHARLRAGLVNWLEGGFISQHDYFLADKLAEVICGGPVDEGTLVDEAWLLNREREAFLTLAATPLTQARIAHLLETGKPLRN from the coding sequence ATGCAGGGACATTTTTTCATTAAAAAAATTGCTGTTTTGGGTGCAGGCGTTATGGGAGCGCAAATTGCGGCTCATTGTGTCAATGCGGGAATAGAAACCCTGCTGTTTGATCTGGCGCCTCAGGAAGGCGGTAAAAACAGCATTGTCGATAAATCCATCGCCAATCTTGGGAAACTTAAACCCACACCGCTGGCTACTCCTCAAACGGCGTCTCTGCTTGAAGCGAAAAACTATGAAGAAAACCTGGCTGATCTGAGTGAGTGTGATTTAATCATTGAAGCCATCGCGGAGCGCATGGATTGGAAAGCGGATCTCTATAAACGGATTACTCCCTTTTTAAAAGAAAAAACCATTCTGGTAAGTAATACCTCAGGCTTAAGCATCAATGCCTTGGCTGACGTGTTGCCGGAAAATTACCGCCACCGTTTTTGCGGTGTTCATTTTTTTAACCCGCCCCGGTACATGCATTTGGCTGAACTCATCCCCGCGTCTGCAACCAGCCCGCAATTAGTCAATGATCTCGAGACCTGGCTGACCAGCAAATTGGGCAAAGGGGTGGTCATTGCGAAAGACACGCCCAATTTTATTGCCAATCGCATTGGTGTGTTTTCTTTGTTAGCCACGCTTCATCATGCGGAGGCGATGGGCATTGGCCTCGATGAGGTGGATGCGCTGACTGGCGCGCTGGTCGGAAGACCGAAATCGGCTACTTTCAGAACAATGGACGTGGTGGGCTTAGACACCATGGCGCATGTTGTGCGTACCATGGACGAGCAGCTAGGTAACGACCCCTGGCATGCCTGTTTTAAATTACCAGATTGGTTAACTCAGCTCATAAAAGAAGGGCATCTTGGGCAGAAAACCGGTCAGGGTATTTACCGTAAAAACGGTAAAACCATTGAAGTGTATGATGTTGACAGCAAGCATTATCGTATAGCCGGTGGTGAAATCAGCGATGAAGTCAAGGCCATTATGAAAAACTCGGATGCAAGGCAACGCATGAGTGCATTAATGGCTTCGAAAGAGAAGCAGGCGCAATTTTTAAGTGCCTGTTTCCGTGATCTGTTCCATTATTGCGCTTACCATCTGGCGGGCATCGCAGACACAGTCCGTGATGTGGATTTAGCGATTCGCTGGGGCTTTGGTTGGCAATCGGGTCCGTTTGAGACCTGGCAAAGCGCCGGTGTCGCTGAGGTGCTGTCCTTCATTCAAGAGGGCATCCGTTCGCACCAGTCACTCAGTACGGCTGCATTACCGCAGTGGTTAAACGAAGAGACGCAATTTTATACTGCAGCGGGTGCGTTTTCACCGCAGTCAGGGCAATATAAAAAACCAAGTTCCTTACCAGTTTACCAACGGCAGTATTTTAAGGACACGGTGATTTTTGAAAAATCGCAGGAGCCTTTGCAAGTTATTTATGAAAATGGCGGCGTGACAATGGCCCATTTGAAAGACGATGTCGCCATGCTTTCATTTAAAAGTAAAGCCAACACGATTGGCCAGGATGTACTGGATGGTTTGCAGGAAGCCATTGCCAGAGCAGAAAAACAGTGTCGCGGCTTAATCATTTATCAAAGCGACGTCACTAATTTCAGTTCTGGAGCTGATCTGCGTGGCGTGGCTAATTTGATTCAGACCAACCGCATGGAGGCGCTGGATAAAATGGTGCATCAATTCCAGCAAACGGCCATGCAATTAAAGTATTGCAGTATTCCGACCATTGCCGCGCTGAGAGGACGCGCCCTGGGCGGCGGTTGTGAGTTAATGATGCATTGCGATGCCGTCATTGCAGCCTTTGAATCCTATCCCGGTCTGGTGGAAGTCGGTGTGGGTCTGATTCCAGCCGGCGGTGGATGTAAAGAAATGGCTTTGCGTGCAGCAAAACAGGCCGGTGATGCGGATTTGCTGATGTTTATCCAGCCTTATTTCCAGCAGATTGCCACCGCGTTTGTCGCCGGTTCAGCTCCCGAGGCCTTACAGCGCGGGTACCTGAAGGCCAAGGACAGCTGGGTCATGCATCACAATGAAGTGTTGTATGCTGCTCTGGCCAAAATCAATGAAATGCAGGCTCTGAATTATCAACCGCCACTTCAGTCATTAATCAAGGTCGCTGGCCGTGAAGGGCATGCCCGTTTGCGGGCGGGATTGGTGAACTGGTTGGAGGGCGGTTTTATTTCTCAGCATGATTATTTCCTGGCGGACAAACTGGCTGAGGTCATTTGCGGCGGCCCTGTGGACGAGGGGACTCTGGTTGATGAAGCCTGGCTGCTGAACAGAGAAAGAGAGGCCTTTTTAACGCTCGCTGCCACACCCTTAACTCAGGCGAGGATTGCCCATCTGTTAGAAACCGGCAAACCATTACGCAATTAA
- a CDS encoding acetyl-CoA C-acyltransferase — MTNVYIVDAVRTPVGKAPRGVFKHTLPDDLLAHVIRAVKTKNEGLDWQAVGDVVIGCAMPEAEQGMNVARIASLLAGMPQSVPAMTINRFCSSGVQSIATAAASIQQGAMELALAGGVESMSMVPLGGNKYTANPAIFTNEQVAIAYGMGITAENVAKRWEITREQQDEFAAESHKRAIAAQERGDFNAEIVPFEITERKVDLASSNVQEKKRVIRQDEGPRADTSYEAIARLKPVFAAKGTVTAGNSSQTSDGAGIALLASEKAVQQFNLKPIGRLMSYAVAGVAPEIMGIGPINAVPLALQKAGITLDQLDWIELNEAFAAQALAVIKTLELPREKVNPLGGAIALGHPLGATGAIRTATLLHGLQRTRGKYGMVTMCIGTGMGAAAIFEAC, encoded by the coding sequence ATGACGAATGTTTACATTGTTGACGCAGTAAGAACCCCCGTCGGTAAAGCGCCCCGAGGTGTTTTCAAACACACGTTGCCAGACGATTTATTAGCCCATGTGATCCGTGCGGTTAAAACAAAAAACGAAGGGCTGGATTGGCAAGCTGTGGGGGATGTGGTTATCGGTTGCGCCATGCCTGAAGCGGAACAGGGGATGAATGTTGCACGCATCGCCTCCCTGCTGGCCGGTATGCCGCAATCGGTGCCGGCGATGACCATCAACCGATTTTGTTCTTCTGGAGTACAGAGTATCGCCACAGCAGCGGCTTCCATCCAACAGGGAGCCATGGAGCTCGCCCTCGCCGGTGGGGTGGAAAGCATGTCCATGGTGCCGTTGGGAGGGAATAAATACACCGCCAATCCAGCGATTTTTACCAATGAACAGGTCGCTATTGCCTACGGCATGGGAATTACGGCTGAAAACGTGGCCAAGCGTTGGGAAATAACCCGTGAACAGCAGGACGAATTTGCGGCCGAAAGCCACAAACGGGCCATTGCTGCCCAGGAACGCGGTGATTTTAATGCGGAAATCGTTCCGTTTGAAATCACGGAACGAAAAGTGGATTTAGCCTCTTCCAACGTGCAGGAAAAGAAGCGTGTCATCCGCCAGGATGAGGGGCCGCGCGCTGACACCTCGTATGAGGCCATTGCCCGACTTAAACCGGTATTTGCAGCCAAAGGCACAGTCACGGCTGGAAACAGTTCGCAAACCAGCGATGGGGCAGGAATTGCTTTGCTGGCCAGCGAAAAAGCAGTGCAGCAATTCAATTTAAAGCCTATTGGCCGTCTGATGAGCTATGCCGTGGCGGGTGTGGCGCCTGAAATCATGGGCATTGGTCCCATTAACGCCGTGCCTCTGGCGTTGCAAAAAGCAGGGATAACGCTGGATCAACTCGATTGGATTGAGTTGAATGAAGCATTTGCCGCCCAGGCTTTGGCCGTTATTAAAACCCTGGAGTTGCCGCGGGAAAAGGTCAATCCCTTAGGCGGTGCGATTGCGTTAGGCCATCCGCTGGGGGCTACGGGCGCTATTCGTACGGCAACTCTGTTGCACGGTCTTCAGCGCACCAGGGGCAAATACGGCATGGTCACCATGTGCATCGGTACTGGCATGGGTGCTGCCGCTATTTTTGAAGCATGTTAA